The Delphinus delphis chromosome 2, mDelDel1.2, whole genome shotgun sequence genome contains a region encoding:
- the LOC132419715 gene encoding LOW QUALITY PROTEIN: ubiquitin-like modifier-activating enzyme 5 (The sequence of the model RefSeq protein was modified relative to this genomic sequence to represent the inferred CDS: inserted 2 bases in 1 codon; substituted 1 base at 1 genomic stop codon) codes for MAESVERLQQWVEEPERELAQERSRRALGGGDGGGGRACVEKMSPEVVDSNPYSRLMALKRMGIVSDYEKLRTFAVAIVGVGGVGSVTAEMLTRCGIGKLLLFDYDKVELANMNRLFFQPHQAGLSKVQAAEHTLRNINPDVLFEVHNYNITTVENFERFMNRISNGGLEEGKPVDLVLSRVDNFEARMTINTACNELGQTWMESGVSENAVSGHIQLIIPGESACFVCAPLLVVAANIDEKTXKXEGVCAASLLTTMGVVAGILVQNVLKFLLNFGTVSFYLGYNAMQDFFPTMSMKPNPQCDDRNCRKQQEEYKKKVAALPTQEVVQEEEEIIHDNNEWGIQLVPEVSEEELKNSSGPIPDLPEGITVAYTVPPKQEDSVPEVTVEDSGESLEDLMAKMKSM; via the exons ATGGCCGAGTCTGTGGAGCGGCTGCAGCAGTGGGTCGAGGAGCCGGAGCGGGAACTGGCCCAGGAGAGAAGTCGCCGGGCCCTGGGGGGCGGCGATGGAGGAGGCGGTCGGGCCTGCGTCGAAAAGATGAGCCCCGAAGTGGTGGATTCCAACCCCTACAGCCGCCTGATGGCATTGAAACGAATGGGAATTGTAAGTGACTATGAGAAACTCCGTACCTTTGCTGTAGCAATAGTAGGTGTTGGTGGAGTTGGCAGTGTGACTGCTGAAATGCTGACAAGATGTGGCATTGGTAAGTTGCTACTCTTTGACTATGACAAGGTGGAACTGGCCAATATGAATAGACTTTTCTTCCAACCTCATCAAGCAGGATTAAGTAAAGTTCAAGCAGCAGAACATACTTTGAGGAACATTAATCCTGATGTTCTTTTTGAAGTACACAACTACAATATAACCACAGTAGAAAACTTTGAACGTTTCATGAATAGAATAAGTAATGGTGGATTAGAAGAAGGAAAACCTGTTGACCTAGTTCTTAGCCGTGTGGACAATTTTGAAGCTCGAATGACAATAAATACAGCTTGTAATGAGCTTGGACAAACATGGATGGAGTCTGGGGTCAGTGAAAATGCAGTTTCAGGGCATATACAGCTCATAATTCCTGGAGAATCTGCTTGTTTTGTGTGTGCTCCACTACTTGTAGTTGCTGCAAATATTGATGAGAAGAC GAAATGAGAAGGTGTTTGTGCAGCCAGTCTTCTTACCACTATGGGAGTGGTTGCTGGGATCTTGGTACAAAATGTGTTAAAGTTTCTGTTAAATTTTGGTACGGTTAGTTTTTACCTTGGATACAATGCAATGCAGGATTTTTTCCCTACTATGTCCATGAAGCCAAATCCTCAGTGTGATGACAGAAATTGTAGGAAGCAACAggaagaatataagaaaaaggTAGCAGCACTGCCCACACAGGAGGTTgttcaagaagaggaagagataatACATGACAACAATGAGTGGGGTATTCAGTTGGTACCTGAGGTTTCAGAAGAGGAACTGAAAAATTCTTCAGGTCCAATTCCTGACTTACCTGAAGGAATTACAGTGGCATATACAGTTCCCCCAAAGCAAGAAGATTCTGTACCTGAAGTAACAGTGGAAGATTCTGGTGAAAGTTTGGAAGACCTCATGGCCAAGATGAAGAGCATGTAA